The segment GGCCTCACCGGTCAATTCTACCGACAGTTCGCCCTGACGATCGCGATCTCCACGATCCTCTCCGCGTTCATCTCGCTCACCTTGAGCCCGGCGCTGGCCGGCGTGCTGCTTCGGCGGCACGGCATCCAACAGGACAGGCTCGGTCGCATCATCGAGCGGCTCTTCGGTCGTTGGGTCTTCCAACCGTTCAACCGCTTTTTCGATGCGGGCTCCGCGAGCTACGTCCGCGTGGTCAAGCGCACGCTGCGGGTCTCGACCATCACCCTCGTCGTCTACGGCGGCCTTCTCGCGCTCACCTGGCTCGGCTACGCGAACGTGCCGAAGGGCTTCGTCCCGATGCAGGACAAGTATTACCTCGTCGGCATCGTGCAGCTTCCGCCCGCGGCTTCCCTCGACCGCACCGAGGACGTGCTGAGGCGCGTCTCGGAGATCGCGCTGGCGGAGCCCGGCGTCGAGAGCGTCGTCGCGTTTCCCGGCATCTCCATCAACGGCTTCGTCAGCTCGTCGAACGAGGGCGTGGTCTTCGCGATGCTCGATCCCTTCGAGCAGCGCACCACCGACGACCTCTCGTCCAGGGCCATCGCTGGCAGGCTCTGGGGCAAGTTCTCCGCGATCCAGGAGGGCTTCATCGGGATCTTCCCGCCACCGCCGGTGCCGGGGCTCGGCTCCCTCGGCGGGTTCAAGATGCAGATCGAGGATCGCGCCGGACACGGTGACGAGGCGCTCTTCGCTGCCACGCAGGAACTGCTCCAGAAGGCCTCCGGCGATCCCGCACTGGCGAAGCTCCTGTCCAGTTTCCAGGTGAACGTGCCGCAGGTGCGCCTCGAAATCGATCGGGTGAAGGCGAAGACGCAGGGCGTGGCGCTCGCCGATCTCTTCGAGACGCTGCAGGTCCACCTCGGCTCGCTCTACGTGAACGACTTCAACCGCTTCGGCAGGACCTGGCAGGTGAACGTCCAGGCGGATGCCGAGCACCGTGCGGAGGCGAGTGACATCACAGCGCTGAAGGTCCGCAACGGACGCGGCGAGATGGTGCCCCTGGGCTCGCTCGTCCGGGTTGCCGACACGTCCGGCCCCGATCGCGTGATGCGCTACAACGGCTACCCGTCCGCCGACATCAGCGGCGCTCCGGCCCCCGGCGTGAGCAGCGGTGACGCCGTCGCCGCGATGGAGCGGCTGGCCGCGTCCGTCCTCCCGACGGGCATGACCTACGAGTGGACCGACCTCACCCACCAGGAGAAGCGGGCGGGCAACGCGGGCCTCTGGATCTTTCCGCTGGCGATCCTGCTCGCGTACCTGATCCTCGCCGCGCAGTACAACAGCTGGACGTTGCCCATCGCCGTGGTCCTGATCGTTCCGCTCTCGGTGCTGAGCGCGCTGGCAGGCGTGCTTCTCACCGGCGGCGACAACAACATCTTCACCCAGATCGGACTGGTGGTTCTCGTCGGGCTCGCTGCCAAGAACGCCATCCTCATCGTCGAGTTCGCCCGATCGAAGGAGGACGAGGGGCTCGAGCCGATTGCAGCCGCGCTCGAGGCGTGCCGGCTGCGACTGCGGCCGATCCTGATGACGTCGCTCGCCTTCATCATGGGCGTGGTGCCCCTCGCCCTCGGCACGGGTGCCGGGGCGGAGATGCGGCAGGCGATGGGCATCGCGGTCCTCGCCGGCATGCTGGGCGTGACGCTCTTCGGTCTGCTTCTCACCCCGGTCTTCTACGTGGTGATCCGAAAATTCGAGGTTCGCCGCCTCGCTCGCACGCTGGCCATCGGCGCCGTGGCGGCGATGCTGGCGGTCCCCTTCGGCGCTTCCGCGGAGGAGGGCGAGCGGCTCGAGCTCTCCCTCGCACAGGCGCTGGATTTCGCGCTCCACAACAACCTCGAGCTCGCGGGTGAGCGGCTCCTGCCCGAGCTCGCGGAGACAGCCGTGGGCGGTGCCGAGGCGGTGTTCGATCCCACGCTCTCCTCGCGGATCGGCTATACGCGGGACCGACAGCCCCCCCAGCTCGTTGCTCGCCCTGACGATATCGAGGCGCTCTCCTACGAAGCGGTGGTGCGGCAGCAGCTGCCCTGGGGCACGAGCTACGAGGTCGGCTACGGCTACGACCGGATCGATCTCGCGGCAGACCAGGCCCCGAGCCCCACCCACGGAGCGCGGCTCCACCTCGGCGTGCGCCAGCCGCTACTCCAGGGCGCGTGGGGGATCGAAGGGCGCACCGCCGTCACCCGGGCCGAGCGAACGGTGGGCATCGCCGACGCGGAGCTGCGGCGCAAGCGCGACGCGGTCCTCGCCAGCACCGTCGAGGCCTACTGGCGCCTCGCCCGTGCCCTCGAGGCGGCCAGGGTGGCCTCCGAGTCGCTGCGGGTGGCGGAGGAGCTTCGCGGCGAGGCGCAGATCCAGGTCACGGCTGGGACCCTCGAGCCCGTGGAGGTGACGCAGGCGAGCGCCGGCGTCGCGCTTCGCGAGGAAGCGGTGATTCGGGCGCAGGCCGAGATCGGCGACGCGCAGGATGCTCTGCTGCGCCTCGTCCTGGGCGACGAGGCGACGAAGCTCGACCGCCAGGTGGTACCGACCGAGCGCATGGAGCCCGAAGTACGGGCCGTGGAGCTGCAGCCGCTGCTGCAGAAGGCCCAGGCCAACCGTCCCGAGCTGGAGGCCCTCCGCCTCGCCCTCCACAACGAGGAGGACCGCCTCAAGCTCGCACGGAACCAGCTCCTCCCGGCGCTCGACGCGGTGGGCTCCGTCGGCGTGGGCGGCCTCGCCGGGCGGTGGGCGGACGGACACCGCGAGCTCGGCTCGCAGTTCGACTCGCAGTACCGCTGGTCCGCGGGGCTGCAGCTCACGATGCCCCTCGGCAACCGTCTGGCCAGGTCGGGTCGGGACGCGGCGGAACTCTCCGTTCGCCGTACCAGGCTCGCCCTCCGTGATGCGGAGCTGGGGGTCGCCAGCGAGGTGCGCAGTGCCGTCCGAGCGGTGAACACCAGCGCCAAGCGGGTCCTCGCCACGCGTGAGGCGGTTCGTCTCGCCGGCGAGCAGCTTCGGGCCGAGAAGCGCCTGCTCGAGGTGGGGCACTCGACCTCCTTCCGGCTCCTGCGCCTGGAGACCGATCTCGCCGCCGCGCGCAACGCACGGATCGCGGCGGTGACCGACCACCTCACCCAGCGTTTCCAGCTCGAACGCGTCGTCGGCAGGCTCGAGGCGCGCTCCGCGAGGGGCACCGACGTGGATCTCTGATCACGCCCATCACCGGCGCGTGCCGCTCACCAGGTGAACGCGAGCATCGAGGCGAACGGCGCCGTCGCTCTCGTACCGGGAGAACGAATTCGTCAATTCACGGCGCGCCTCGTCGAGCGCGCCGTCTCCCGCTGCGGCCAGCAGCTCGCCGAAGGACGAGAAGGCCGTGAGCGCGAAGTCGGCTGCGGCAGCTGATCGAATCCCGCCACCAATCGGGAGGAGGCCACGCCAGTCGGCCCATTCGGCGCCGGCGAAGCCGGCCCCCTCGAGCAACGCGAGCAACCGGTCGACGTCCGCGTAGCGAAACGGACCCGGCGCATCCGGGTCCGGCTTCGGTACCTCGACCGCCCGCGCGACCACCTCGCGTACCGTCGTCATCCAGGGATTGTCCGAGGGCGGCCCCCACACCGCGAATGCGAAACGACCGCCCGGCTGGAGCCAGCGGGTGAGGTTCGCGAATGCGGCAGGCGGATCGTGGAAGAACATGACGCCGAAACGCGAGACGAGCCGTTGGTACGGCTTCTTCGGCACAGCGGTCGCGAGGTCCGCGACCTCGAAACCGACGTGCTGCACGCCGGCGGGCACCCGCTCGCGCGCCCGGCCGATCAGCGCCGGCGAAATGTCGTAGCCGTGCACGATGCTTCCCGCCGGTGCCCGCCGCAGAATCTCGAGGGTCGTCCCGCCGCCGCCACAGGCGACGTCCGCGATCGAGCAAGGCACCTCGAGCCGCAGCGCTGCGAGCAGCGGCGCGTCCACCGGCGCGAGCGTCGCTTCCATGCCCGCGAGCTGCGCGGACCACTTCTCGCCGCGCGTCGTTGCCCAGTCCAGGGAGTTGGGGTCGCTCATGAGCACTTCCGTTCGCTCCGCCCGTAGGTTCGCCCGGCGAGCGTCCACAGCAGGTTCGACCTTCCCGCTGCCGTAGTCGAAGAGATTCTTCCGCGAGAGGGTCCTCGCCATCTGGAAGATGGGTCTTCCGCGCTCGCCGGTTGTTCCAGCCAGGAGGCGCGCATGCGAGATTGGTTCGTTCGGGAGAGCCGGAGGGGTCACGAGCCGGCGTCCGACCGGTTGCCATCGCAGGGGATACGCATGGACGGCAGCGATATTGCTGATCCGACAGTCGCTGCGGGCGTATCTTCCGCCGCGATGCGCGACCTCTTTCGCCTGGTGTGGTCCGAACCGAGAGACCCTGGCCCCCCCGCTCCGAGCTTCCGTGACTGGCTTCTCGTGGCGGGCCTCGCCCTGGTGGCGATCGTGGAGGTGAGCGCGAGGCCCGAGCTGCCACACAAGGCCCTGGCCCTCGCTCTGGTGATCTCCCTGCTCCCCACGCTGGTGTGGAGGCGATCGCTTCCGCTGGCGATGTTCGCGGTGGGCTTCGGCACGACGGCGGTCGTATCGGCCGTCCGCCTGCTGACCGACTTCGACGTTCCCGAGCTGCACACGCTGGCCTTCCTGCTGCTGCTCGTCTACGCGCTGTTTCGATGGGGCGCAGGGCGCGAGATGGTGCTCGCGCTGCCGATCCTGCTGGGGTCGGCGTCGCTCGGTCTGCTCTCGCAGGGGGCGACAGCGAGCGACATGCTCGGTGCGCTCGCCGTGCTGCTGGCCGCCACGACGCTCGGTGCCGCGGTCCGATACCGCGCACGCGTGCGCACGCAGGAGCTGGAACAGGTGAAGATGCGGGAGCGCGAGCGCCTTGCACGCGAGCTACACGACACCGTTGCCCATCACGTGTCCGCCATCGCGATTCGGGCGCAGGCAGGCCTGGCGACGGCGCCTCGGGACCCCGCGGCGGCAGTCGACGCACTCCGGGTGATCGGGACCGAGGCCTCGCGCAGCCTCGCCGAGATGCGGGCGATCGTCCGGTTGCTGCGGGGGGACGAATCCGCGGAGCTCGCACCCAGTCCGCGCGTCGCGGATCTCGATCGGCTCGCCGACCAATCCGCGGGCGTCCCTGCCGTCGTCGTCGAGATCGCAGGCGACCTCGACGACCTGCCGCCCTCGGTCTCGGCCGCGCTCTTCCGTATCGCGCAGGAGTCGGTCACCAACGCCCGCCGGCACGCACGTGGCGCGACTCGCATCCGGGTCGGCGTCACCGCCGACCACGACTCGGTCCATCTGCGCGTCTGCGACGACGGCGAGCCCCCGCACGCTCGCGGCTGGGGACGGGGCTACGGGCTCACCGGCATGATCGAGCGGGCGGAGCTGCTCGGCGGCAGGTGCAGCGCAGGCCCGGACGCAGAGCGTGGCTGGACGGTCAGCGCAGTATTGCCTCGAAAAGGAGCCGTCGCATGAGCATCCGCGTGATCGTCGCCGACGACCAGGAGATCGTGCGCACCGGGCTGCGGATGATCCTCGAGGCCCAACCCGACATCGAGGTCGTGGGCGTCGCCGCCGACGGTTTGCAGGCGGTCGAGCTCGCACGCGATCTTCGCCCGGACGTGTGTCTTTTCGACGTGCGCATGCCCGGTATCGATGGGATCGAGGCCACCCGCCGACTGGCCGGATTCGCCCCTTCGATCGGCGTCGTCGTAATCACAACCTTCGATCACGACGACTACGTCTACGCAGCGCTCAAGGCCGGCGCCCGCGGCTTCCTGCTCAAGGATGCGGGCCCTGAGCTGCTGGCCCAGGCCATCCGGTCTGCCGCCACCGGCGATGCCCTGATCGCGCCCCGCGTGACCGCACGGCTTCTCTCCGCATTCGCCGCGTCCCGGCCGGACGCACCGCGGGCGCAGCCTAAGGAGCCTCTCACCGCTCGGGAGGAGGAAGTCCTCCTCCGCGTGGCCGGCGGGCTGACCAACACCGAGATCGCGGACATGCTGCACATCAGCCTCAGCACCGCGAAGAGCCACGTCGCCAGCCTCATGACGAAGATCGGCGCGCGAAATCGGGTCGAGATCGCCATCTGGGCCTGGGAAACCGGCCGCGTTCGAGGCTGACTGGCCGAAAGTACGACGCCACCGTCCACCTCGCGGACGATACAGATTTGGCCGTTGGACGAATGGTTTCGCACTCGGCTCTCCCGGTACCTTCTGCGCCATGAAGAACATGACGCAGACAAGGAAAATCGGGCGCGCGACCATGTTTCTGCTCGCGCTCAGCGTGGTCCCCGTGGTCGCCGGCGCGGTGCGTCTGGCAGGCCTTGCCGAGGTCACCGCCGAAAACGCACGGTTCGTTGCAGACCCCGTCCCGGTGTTTCTGCACATCCTGAGTGCCAGCGTCTGGAGCGTGCTGGGTGCGTTCCAGTTCTCCCCTCGCCTCCGCCGTGGCAAGCCCGGCCTCCACCGCGGCGCGGGGCGCGTTCTGGTTCCTCTCGGACTCGTCGCCGCGCTCTCCGGACTGTGGATGACCTGGTTCTACCCGACGGTCGGACACGACGGGCCGCTGGTCTTCTTCCTTCGGCTGGTCGTGGGCTCGGCGATGGCGCTGTCCATCGCCCTCGGTGTAGCCGCCATCCGCCGCAGGGACGTGACCGCGCATGGCGCCTGGATGCTGCGCGGCTATGCGCTGGGTCTCGGCGCCGGCACGCATGTGCTGACGCACATCCCGTACTTCGTCTTCGAAGAGATCCAGGGCGAGCTGTCCCGCGCGCTGTGCCTGGGCGCAGGCTGGGCGATCAACGCCGCCGTCGCGGAGTGGATCATCCGCAGGCGGCCGGTGACGGCGCGCGCCCTCCCTCTCACTGCCCAGAGCAGCTGAGTACCTCCCCCGCACTCACGAAACTGGAACCACCATGAATCACCGCATGGCTTTCGCCGCTGCATGCGCCTCCATCTCCCTCGTTTCCGGTTGCAGCAAACCCCTCACCGATTTCACCGTCATTTCCACCAGGAACACCC is part of the Vulgatibacter sp. genome and harbors:
- a CDS encoding TolC family protein, whose product is MLAVPFGASAEEGERLELSLAQALDFALHNNLELAGERLLPELAETAVGGAEAVFDPTLSSRIGYTRDRQPPQLVARPDDIEALSYEAVVRQQLPWGTSYEVGYGYDRIDLAADQAPSPTHGARLHLGVRQPLLQGAWGIEGRTAVTRAERTVGIADAELRRKRDAVLASTVEAYWRLARALEAARVASESLRVAEELRGEAQIQVTAGTLEPVEVTQASAGVALREEAVIRAQAEIGDAQDALLRLVLGDEATKLDRQVVPTERMEPEVRAVELQPLLQKAQANRPELEALRLALHNEEDRLKLARNQLLPALDAVGSVGVGGLAGRWADGHRELGSQFDSQYRWSAGLQLTMPLGNRLARSGRDAAELSVRRTRLALRDAELGVASEVRSAVRAVNTSAKRVLATREAVRLAGEQLRAEKRLLEVGHSTSFRLLRLETDLAAARNARIAAVTDHLTQRFQLERVVGRLEARSARGTDVDL
- a CDS encoding class I SAM-dependent methyltransferase, coding for MSDPNSLDWATTRGEKWSAQLAGMEATLAPVDAPLLAALRLEVPCSIADVACGGGGTTLEILRRAPAGSIVHGYDISPALIGRARERVPAGVQHVGFEVADLATAVPKKPYQRLVSRFGVMFFHDPPAAFANLTRWLQPGGRFAFAVWGPPSDNPWMTTVREVVARAVEVPKPDPDAPGPFRYADVDRLLALLEGAGFAGAEWADWRGLLPIGGGIRSAAAADFALTAFSSFGELLAAAGDGALDEARRELTNSFSRYESDGAVRLDARVHLVSGTRR
- a CDS encoding sensor histidine kinase, coding for MDGSDIADPTVAAGVSSAAMRDLFRLVWSEPRDPGPPAPSFRDWLLVAGLALVAIVEVSARPELPHKALALALVISLLPTLVWRRSLPLAMFAVGFGTTAVVSAVRLLTDFDVPELHTLAFLLLLVYALFRWGAGREMVLALPILLGSASLGLLSQGATASDMLGALAVLLAATTLGAAVRYRARVRTQELEQVKMRERERLARELHDTVAHHVSAIAIRAQAGLATAPRDPAAAVDALRVIGTEASRSLAEMRAIVRLLRGDESAELAPSPRVADLDRLADQSAGVPAVVVEIAGDLDDLPPSVSAALFRIAQESVTNARRHARGATRIRVGVTADHDSVHLRVCDDGEPPHARGWGRGYGLTGMIERAELLGGRCSAGPDAERGWTVSAVLPRKGAVA
- a CDS encoding response regulator; the protein is MSIRVIVADDQEIVRTGLRMILEAQPDIEVVGVAADGLQAVELARDLRPDVCLFDVRMPGIDGIEATRRLAGFAPSIGVVVITTFDHDDYVYAALKAGARGFLLKDAGPELLAQAIRSAATGDALIAPRVTARLLSAFAASRPDAPRAQPKEPLTAREEEVLLRVAGGLTNTEIADMLHISLSTAKSHVASLMTKIGARNRVEIAIWAWETGRVRG
- a CDS encoding DUF2306 domain-containing protein, with the translated sequence MKNMTQTRKIGRATMFLLALSVVPVVAGAVRLAGLAEVTAENARFVADPVPVFLHILSASVWSVLGAFQFSPRLRRGKPGLHRGAGRVLVPLGLVAALSGLWMTWFYPTVGHDGPLVFFLRLVVGSAMALSIALGVAAIRRRDVTAHGAWMLRGYALGLGAGTHVLTHIPYFVFEEIQGELSRALCLGAGWAINAAVAEWIIRRRPVTARALPLTAQSS